The genomic segment AGCCGTCATGAGTCGGCATTTGGCGCGACTCTTCCATCTCTGACGGGAATATCCCCACACTAAGCGCGGCCACGTTGCATCGCAAGAAGCTTGCGGGAATGGCGGCATTGTTCAGTCGTCGGCACAACCGCCAGGAGAGGCCGCACGCCCCCCTGCCGAGAACGGTAGTTGCCAGTCATGCGCGGCATTGCGCGCACCCGCGCGATTTCGCATAGCGAAAAGACGAAATCGGTCGCAGCAGCGGGATTTTCGGGTCACCGCCGCCCCCTGTGCAATGCGGCATGGGATTTCGACCCTTTCCAGCGCTTGGGGCTTGCGGGGCCTGCCGGGGGACATCATTGTTTAGCCGCGTTAGGCGCGGCAGATGCCGGCGGCAGGGAGAGCGAAGCGACCTTCAGGATGTACAAGCTCTATTCGATGCAGCGATCGGGAAACAGCTACAAGGTTCGCCTTGCGCTGGCGCTTCTCGATGCCCCCTACCGCGCGGTCGAGGTCGATATCCTGCGCGGCGAAAGCCGCACGCCGGATTTCCTCGCCAAGAATCCGAGCGGCCAAGTGCCGCTGCTGGAGACCGCACCGGGCCGCTACCTCGCCGAATCCAACGCGATCCTATGGTATCTCGCCGTCGGCACCTCGCTGGCGCCGGACACCCGCATGGACCGCGCCGAAGCGCTGCAATGGATGTTCTTCGAGCAGCACGCGCTAGAGCCGAACATCGGCTCGGCGTATTTCTGGCTGTGCTTGGTCAAGGGCGGCCGCGACCTGCAGACCCACGCGCTGGAGGATTGGCTTGAGCGCGGCTATGCGGCGCTGCAGGTGATGGAAAATCATCTCAAGACCAACGATTACTTCGCAGCCGGCCAGCTCACCATCGCCGACATCGCGCTTTACGGCTACACCCACGTCGCCGACCAATGCGATTTCGACCTGTCGACGTTTCCGGCGGTGAACGCGTGGCTGCGCCGGGTTGAACAGACCCCGGGCTTCATCACCATGGATTGGACCCCGGAAACCATCGCCGCCGACCCGACGA from the Rhodopseudomonas palustris genome contains:
- a CDS encoding glutathione S-transferase family protein; this translates as MYKLYSMQRSGNSYKVRLALALLDAPYRAVEVDILRGESRTPDFLAKNPSGQVPLLETAPGRYLAESNAILWYLAVGTSLAPDTRMDRAEALQWMFFEQHALEPNIGSAYFWLCLVKGGRDLQTHALEDWLERGYAALQVMENHLKTNDYFAAGQLTIADIALYGYTHVADQCDFDLSTFPAVNAWLRRVEQTPGFITMDWTPETIAADPTSFAAEA